A portion of the Calothrix sp. 336/3 genome contains these proteins:
- a CDS encoding carbon dioxide-concentrating mechanism protein CcmK has protein sequence MPLQAVGALETKGFPAVLAAADAMVKAGRVTLVGYIRVGSARFTVNIRGDVSEVKAAMAAGVEAAESCHGGTLESWVIIPRPHENVEAVLPIAYTEQVEQYRQSVENPIVRRSNSF, from the coding sequence ATGCCACTACAGGCAGTTGGAGCATTAGAAACTAAGGGTTTTCCTGCTGTGCTAGCCGCAGCAGATGCTATGGTGAAAGCCGGTCGAGTCACCCTCGTTGGCTACATCAGAGTTGGTAGCGCTCGCTTTACCGTGAATATTCGCGGAGATGTATCTGAAGTCAAAGCCGCAATGGCAGCTGGTGTAGAAGCCGCAGAAAGCTGTCATGGCGGGACTTTAGAGTCATGGGTAATTATTCCCCGTCCCCATGAAAACGTGGAAGCGGTTTTACCGATTGCCTACACTGAGCAAGTAGAACAATACCGACAATCAGTGGAAAATCCCATCGTTCGTAGGTCGAATAGCTTTTAA
- a CDS encoding GNAT family N-acetyltransferase translates to MNSFLAQADHIEDLSRLFDRYRVFYNQESDVVSCQQFLHERLQNRDSVIFVAEDNQVLTGFTQLYPSFSSVSMKRVWILNDLFVAEDYRRQGVATLLMDTAEQYAVESGAIRIVLATQVSNLSAQKLYESRRYIQDKDFYHYALRLG, encoded by the coding sequence ATGAATAGCTTTTTAGCTCAAGCTGACCATATCGAAGACTTGTCAAGATTGTTTGATCGGTATCGTGTATTTTACAATCAAGAGTCCGATGTTGTGTCATGCCAGCAATTTTTGCATGAGCGGTTACAAAATCGGGATTCTGTAATTTTTGTAGCTGAGGATAACCAAGTATTGACTGGATTTACTCAGCTTTATCCCAGTTTCTCGTCCGTGTCAATGAAGCGAGTCTGGATTTTGAATGACTTATTTGTAGCGGAGGATTACCGCAGACAAGGTGTTGCGACTCTGCTGATGGATACTGCGGAACAATATGCAGTGGAAAGTGGTGCGATTCGGATTGTGTTGGCAACTCAAGTTTCCAACTTATCTGCTCAAAAGCTTTATGAATCCCGTCGCTATATCCAGGATAAAGACTTTTATCACTATGCATTACGGTTAGGTTAA
- a CDS encoding ATP-binding protein: MKPEFLADNELHTQIQYRLIEQISESERRYRELVENLREIVFKCDKHGNITLLNKAWTLTLGYETKECLNRPVDDYLHAEDRQAWLNFLEQIHTEKEVSSKELRFHHYSTEIVWLELSARLEAQGEISGSLTNITDRKRAQAALREANEALQMRIQQLRFENLERRQTEATLLESREELNKQKQQLEATLKELKQTQAKLLHAEKMSSLGQLIAGIAHEINNPINFIYGNITHASGYIKDLLELIYLYQRHHSHPVDEIKEKIRTIDLDFLLNDLPSLFSSMEVGVERIRAIVLSLRNFSRLDEAEIKTVDIREGIDSTLMILKHRLKEGYKHTSIQIIQEYCDLPHIECYAGQLNQVFMNLFSNAIDAVISRSATEVSLREISDSGTTEEKSGLSSFIPTIKIYTEIPQEGYVGIRIIDNGTGMSEEIRKKIFDPFFTTKPVGQGTGLGLSISYQIVVEKHRGVLECFSELGKGTEFLIHLPISLPQSNTAF, translated from the coding sequence ATGAAACCGGAATTTCTAGCTGATAATGAACTACATACACAGATTCAGTATCGTTTAATAGAGCAGATTTCAGAGTCCGAACGACGTTATCGGGAACTTGTGGAGAATCTGCGTGAAATTGTATTTAAATGTGATAAGCATGGAAATATCACCCTTTTAAACAAAGCGTGGACATTAACCTTAGGATACGAGACGAAAGAATGTCTCAATCGTCCAGTCGATGATTATCTTCATGCAGAAGATAGACAAGCTTGGCTGAATTTTTTAGAACAAATACATACAGAGAAAGAAGTATCTTCTAAGGAATTACGATTTCATCATTACAGCACAGAAATTGTTTGGTTAGAATTGTCAGCTCGTTTAGAAGCGCAGGGAGAAATTTCTGGTTCATTAACAAATATTACTGATAGAAAACGAGCGCAAGCTGCCCTAAGGGAAGCCAACGAAGCATTACAAATGCGAATTCAGCAACTCAGGTTTGAAAATCTAGAACGTAGACAAACAGAAGCGACTCTTTTGGAATCAAGAGAAGAGTTAAACAAACAAAAGCAACAATTAGAAGCAACTTTAAAAGAGTTAAAACAAACCCAGGCGAAACTGCTACACGCAGAAAAAATGTCTAGCTTAGGACAATTAATTGCAGGCATTGCCCATGAAATTAATAATCCCATTAACTTTATTTATGGCAATATAACTCATGCCAGTGGATATATAAAGGATTTATTAGAACTGATATATCTCTATCAGCGACATCATTCCCATCCTGTAGATGAAATCAAGGAGAAGATAAGAACAATTGACTTAGATTTTCTACTTAATGACTTGCCCAGTTTATTTTCTTCGATGGAAGTTGGAGTAGAGCGAATTCGTGCAATTGTGCTTTCACTACGTAATTTTTCTCGCCTAGATGAGGCAGAAATTAAAACTGTAGATATTCGTGAAGGTATCGATAGTACCTTAATGATTTTAAAACATCGTTTGAAGGAAGGATACAAACACACTTCCATTCAGATAATTCAGGAGTATTGTGACTTGCCGCATATAGAGTGTTATGCAGGACAATTAAATCAAGTATTTATGAATTTGTTTAGTAATGCAATCGATGCGGTAATTTCTCGTAGTGCCACAGAAGTCAGTCTTAGAGAAATTTCTGATTCAGGAACGACAGAGGAAAAAAGTGGGTTATCTTCCTTCATTCCAACAATTAAAATTTATACTGAAATTCCCCAAGAAGGTTATGTCGGAATTCGGATTATTGACAATGGCACTGGAATGTCAGAAGAAATTAGGAAAAAAATATTTGACCCATTTTTTACTACAAAACCCGTCGGGCAAGGAACAGGTTTAGGGTTGTCCATTAGTTATCAAATAGTTGTAGAAAAACATCGTGGGGTATTGGAATGCTTCTCAGAATTAGGTAAGGGAACAGAGTTTTTAATTCATCTACCAATATCCCTTCCCCAATCAAACACGGCATTTTAA
- a CDS encoding cysteine hydrolase family protein: protein MESQKTALILIGYQNDYFSPDGILYKVIEESSKVTNVVSNTVYLLKCLESSSVLIITTPIFFTPNYEELIEPVGILKTIKESNAFQMGTEGSEAITELRPFEQRIMEVPGKRGFNAFINTNLDQILKQRGITDIVIAGAVTSICIDSTGRAAHEKGYHVKILSDCTSARTVFEQDFYCGTIFPLYADVVTHMELLERLQLLVSA from the coding sequence ATGGAATCCCAAAAAACAGCACTTATCCTGATTGGATATCAAAATGATTACTTCTCACCAGATGGTATTCTCTACAAAGTAATTGAAGAATCATCCAAAGTTACAAACGTCGTATCCAACACTGTTTATCTTCTTAAGTGTCTGGAATCATCGTCAGTTCTAATTATCACAACTCCCATATTTTTTACACCTAACTATGAGGAGTTAATCGAACCTGTTGGTATTCTGAAGACTATTAAAGAATCAAATGCTTTTCAAATGGGAACTGAAGGTTCAGAAGCAATAACAGAATTGCGTCCCTTTGAACAAAGAATTATGGAAGTACCTGGAAAAAGAGGTTTTAACGCTTTTATTAATACTAATCTTGATCAAATTCTCAAACAGCGAGGAATCACTGATATTGTCATAGCAGGTGCAGTCACATCTATATGCATTGATTCCACAGGAAGAGCAGCCCACGAAAAAGGCTATCATGTCAAGATACTATCAGATTGTACTTCTGCTCGTACTGTCTTTGAGCAAGACTTTTATTGTGGAACAATTTTCCCTCTTTATGCAGATGTAGTCACACATATGGAATTACTTGAGCGTTTACAGCTACTGGTTTCTGCATAG
- a CDS encoding carbon dioxide-concentrating mechanism protein CcmK gives MPMAVGVIETLGFPAVLAAADAMVKSAEVAIVYYGIAESGRLLVVVRGHVAEVNRAVEAGITAGEAAYGGQVITYYIVPNPPENIETILPIHFTSKSEPFRFF, from the coding sequence ATGCCAATGGCGGTTGGAGTAATTGAAACCTTGGGTTTTCCTGCTGTATTAGCAGCAGCAGATGCCATGGTCAAATCTGCTGAGGTCGCAATAGTTTATTATGGGATAGCAGAAAGTGGTCGTCTGTTAGTCGTTGTCCGAGGACACGTAGCAGAGGTGAACCGGGCAGTAGAAGCAGGTATTACAGCTGGTGAAGCTGCCTACGGTGGTCAAGTTATTACTTACTATATTGTTCCTAATCCCCCAGAAAATATTGAAACTATTTTGCCCATCCATTTCACAAGCAAATCGGAACCATTTAGGTTTTTCTAA
- a CDS encoding carbamoyltransferase C-terminal domain-containing protein produces the protein MMTQYHMGINLGHERSVAIAQDGEIVVAIEQERLDRHKYSPGYMLHAPGVAAQMQLPSEAIRYCLDTCNITFSDLTTITANMPGADCAPDILRRVLPSEIIGKVMRIPSHHLAHAYSAYWPSGFGEALILAVDATGSTTSDHRTESYTLYEGRGQTITTLHSETVAAHLAQLSTLGFVYEYITAKAGFLTPVGDKIKHAEAGKLMGLAPFGGEQPNWHRWIQTVEGSYSLKMSAYDIFLEVAALEKLYDTQEGKPYLRPYLVDLAYKVQKELEQALVHIVGLASKHTGLKKLCIAGGVGLNSVANYELLQQLQLDDIFIFPAAGDSGIAAGCALWAYNTVGGGQKRVTLTQATLGRKYDDNQISQAIQHFQNSIIVEELTPEEIIARSAKVLAQGSVVARFEGGAEYGPRALGHRSIIADPTFKRMKDILNMRVKFREPFRPFAPVIPLEAISQVFEQEVAAPFMLLVPPIKPEFREQLPAITHVDGTGRVQTVTEEANPYFYRLCYKLVEERQGPPVLLNTSFNVAGQPIVETPLEAIATFLGTDIDYLAIENVWICKRNVPIRSYEDHLGKVGDVVFPHGLKEEAPNVTHLMAQLDKALFFGETTGCPWSPEELQTLSAQGAQYKETSLLFPETPFYSPLQTKLSDDVILLLDPLSKSTLVDLKQQVPPASYTFAEIKLLLAVLNAPKSCLEQMRIEMRLTQFEFIQQIEWANQQLSNYRLEPTYPYLKSLPQDSAFPPTSEQTFAPFENEKFSARRILRNLYECLQQAGYNEVNICQLLGVASQQVIEPTYLRYYDRHQLPQSILGDMIRLFLLRGALTTARLQEIFGDELFSWLYRLGMLIPRGENWASRVDLFAVAGLYLATDHRYMVLPEDEIDEEAVMYVGMDTMGLVHTAPQYAVSRVLDLCCGCGIQGLVASRYAREVVGVDINPRAIRFARFNAELNGVSNIKFHLGDLYKAAPGYFNTILANPPFVPSPNQECRFRDGGLSGEDVLARIISESAENLAPDGRLFIVTDLVNIQEYESKLARWWQGGAAHKLVLSTADRNDILFSVPHCHTAFNQTLDEYNIQLDQWLDNFHSTGLKAVNFGYILIHRLDPTQKGSYYIRTIHNPSQPIHQYLETYFQQRNLLATQQIDEYFLVLSSDLQFRVESNPRTGERQIELFSPNNPYFTTYPISEQMYRLLQDINQCQPKWSTYATQLNQDWLSELIYKGILELTLEVPGLNLNRRISDPPPAEGLKIEELETKTTPTCISSYLR, from the coding sequence ATGATGACCCAATATCATATGGGAATTAATTTAGGGCATGAACGTTCAGTGGCGATCGCCCAAGATGGTGAAATTGTGGTGGCGATCGAGCAAGAACGTCTAGATAGACACAAATATAGCCCTGGGTATATGCTTCACGCTCCCGGTGTCGCAGCACAAATGCAACTTCCTAGCGAAGCCATCCGTTACTGTTTAGACACTTGCAATATTACTTTCAGTGACCTGACAACAATTACCGCAAATATGCCTGGTGCAGATTGCGCCCCTGATATTCTGCGCCGTGTACTACCCTCGGAAATTATAGGTAAGGTGATGCGAATTCCCAGCCATCATCTAGCCCATGCCTACTCTGCCTATTGGCCCTCTGGATTTGGTGAAGCGTTGATTTTGGCAGTGGATGCCACAGGTAGTACAACTTCTGACCATCGCACTGAATCCTACACTCTCTACGAGGGACGAGGACAAACAATTACCACACTCCATAGTGAGACAGTTGCAGCTCATCTGGCTCAACTTTCCACCCTGGGTTTTGTTTATGAATACATTACAGCTAAGGCTGGATTTTTAACCCCCGTTGGTGACAAAATTAAGCACGCAGAAGCAGGCAAGCTCATGGGTTTAGCTCCCTTTGGGGGAGAACAACCGAATTGGCATCGTTGGATTCAAACTGTGGAAGGCTCCTATAGCCTGAAAATGTCTGCCTATGATATCTTTTTGGAAGTAGCTGCCCTAGAAAAACTCTATGACACCCAAGAAGGTAAACCCTATCTACGTCCCTATCTGGTAGACCTAGCATATAAGGTACAGAAAGAGTTAGAACAGGCATTAGTACATATTGTTGGTTTAGCGAGTAAACACACTGGACTCAAGAAACTCTGCATTGCTGGTGGTGTTGGCTTAAATTCAGTTGCAAACTACGAACTGTTACAACAACTGCAACTAGATGACATTTTCATTTTCCCAGCCGCCGGTGATAGTGGTATTGCTGCCGGTTGTGCTCTGTGGGCATATAATACCGTGGGTGGTGGACAAAAACGAGTCACCCTCACTCAAGCAACCCTCGGTCGTAAATATGACGACAATCAAATATCTCAGGCAATTCAACACTTCCAAAACTCAATCATCGTTGAGGAATTGACACCAGAGGAAATAATTGCTCGCAGTGCGAAAGTTCTAGCACAGGGTAGTGTTGTAGCTCGCTTTGAAGGGGGTGCAGAGTATGGACCGCGAGCTTTGGGACATCGCTCAATTATCGCTGACCCAACCTTTAAACGGATGAAGGATATTTTAAATATGCGGGTGAAATTCCGCGAACCATTCCGTCCCTTTGCACCCGTCATTCCCCTAGAAGCAATTTCCCAGGTATTCGAGCAAGAAGTAGCAGCTCCTTTCATGCTACTTGTACCACCAATTAAGCCGGAATTCCGTGAACAACTGCCAGCCATTACCCATGTCGATGGTACTGGACGGGTACAAACAGTAACCGAGGAGGCAAACCCCTACTTTTATCGTCTGTGTTACAAGCTAGTAGAAGAACGCCAGGGACCCCCTGTATTGTTGAATACCAGCTTTAATGTGGCAGGACAACCAATAGTCGAAACTCCTTTAGAGGCGATCGCGACTTTCTTAGGCACAGACATCGATTATTTGGCGATCGAGAACGTCTGGATCTGCAAACGCAATGTTCCTATTCGCAGCTATGAAGACCATTTAGGGAAGGTGGGTGATGTGGTATTTCCCCATGGACTTAAGGAGGAAGCTCCAAATGTCACTCATTTAATGGCACAACTAGATAAGGCATTATTCTTCGGAGAAACTACTGGCTGTCCCTGGTCTCCAGAAGAATTACAGACACTCTCTGCCCAGGGCGCTCAATATAAAGAAACCAGTTTACTTTTCCCGGAAACCCCCTTTTATAGCCCTCTTCAAACAAAACTTTCAGATGATGTCATTTTACTTCTTGACCCTCTCAGTAAATCTACCCTAGTCGATCTGAAACAGCAAGTGCCCCCTGCAAGCTACACCTTTGCAGAAATTAAGCTGTTACTGGCTGTTTTGAATGCACCTAAAAGTTGCTTAGAACAAATGCGAATTGAGATGCGTCTGACTCAATTTGAGTTTATACAACAGATTGAATGGGCAAACCAACAACTTTCTAACTACAGATTAGAACCTACCTATCCCTACCTGAAATCCTTACCCCAAGATTCAGCCTTCCCCCCAACCTCAGAGCAAACCTTTGCACCTTTTGAGAATGAAAAATTCTCTGCTCGTCGCATCCTCCGCAACTTGTATGAATGTCTCCAGCAAGCAGGATACAACGAAGTTAATATTTGTCAGTTGCTGGGTGTTGCTTCCCAACAAGTCATAGAACCGACATACTTACGCTACTACGATCGCCACCAACTACCCCAATCCATCTTGGGAGACATGATTCGTCTGTTCCTGTTGCGTGGTGCATTGACCACAGCTAGACTACAAGAGATTTTTGGCGATGAGCTATTCTCATGGCTGTACCGTTTGGGTATGTTGATTCCCAGGGGCGAAAATTGGGCATCACGAGTTGATTTATTTGCCGTCGCCGGACTCTATCTCGCTACAGACCATCGCTATATGGTACTGCCAGAGGATGAGATTGATGAAGAAGCTGTAATGTATGTCGGTATGGATACTATGGGGTTAGTTCACACCGCACCCCAATATGCAGTCAGTCGGGTTTTGGATCTTTGCTGTGGCTGTGGTATTCAAGGTTTAGTTGCCAGTCGCTATGCTAGAGAAGTGGTAGGAGTTGATATTAATCCACGGGCTATTCGTTTTGCTCGATTCAACGCTGAATTAAATGGAGTATCCAATATTAAGTTCCATCTGGGTGATCTGTATAAAGCTGCTCCGGGATACTTCAATACCATTCTGGCGAATCCTCCCTTTGTTCCTAGCCCAAATCAGGAATGTCGCTTCCGAGACGGGGGATTGAGCGGTGAAGACGTTTTAGCTCGTATCATTAGTGAAAGCGCAGAGAACCTTGCACCCGATGGTAGACTTTTCATCGTCACCGACCTAGTAAATATCCAGGAGTATGAGTCTAAATTGGCACGCTGGTGGCAAGGAGGAGCCGCCCATAAGTTAGTACTGAGTACGGCTGATCGTAATGATATTCTCTTCTCTGTTCCCCATTGTCATACGGCTTTTAATCAAACCTTGGACGAGTATAATATTCAATTAGACCAGTGGTTAGACAACTTCCACTCCACAGGTTTAAAAGCGGTCAACTTTGGTTATATCCTCATCCATCGATTGGATCCTACTCAAAAAGGCTCCTATTATATCCGCACAATCCATAACCCTAGTCAGCCAATTCATCAGTATTTAGAAACATATTTCCAACAACGCAACCTGTTAGCAACACAGCAAATTGACGAGTATTTTTTAGTACTGTCTTCGGATTTGCAATTCAGAGTCGAGAGTAATCCCAGAACAGGAGAGCGGCAAATCGAGTTATTCTCTCCGAATAATCCCTATTTCACCACTTATCCTATCAGTGAGCAAATGTATCGTTTGCTGCAAGATATTAATCAATGTCAACCTAAATGGTCAACTTATGCAACACAATTAAATCAAGATTGGTTGTCTGAATTGATTTATAAAGGAATTCTGGAGTTAACTCTAGAAGTACCGGGTTTAAACTTGAATCGACGCATCAGCGATCCCCCTCCTGCTGAAGGATTAAAAATTGAAGAGTTAGAAACTAAAACAACTCCCACTTGCATCTCATCCTATTTGCGTTAG
- the nblS gene encoding two-component system sensor histidine kinase NblS — MLGLLKTIREAIANWWSEFTLQTKLLAAVTLVVSLVMSGLTFWAVNTIQQDAQLNDTRFGRDLGLLLAANVAPLIADENLTEVARFSQRFYSSTSSVRYMLYADTDGKIYFGIPFWEPEVENSLSIKRRIQLPEDYAADAEKPMVRQHMTPDGVVTDVFVPLKVDNKYLGVLAIGINPNQTAVISSNFTRDVTIAVFISIWVMIILGGVVNALTITKPIKELLLGVKQIATGNFKQRIDLPFGGELKELIFSFNEMAERLERYEEQNIEELTAEKAKLETLVSTIADGAVLIDDNMQVILVNPTARRIFAWEGEDVVGSSVLNHLPPQVQTEITRPLYEMAAGECESAEFRIPLIQPVKRTIRILLTTVVNQQKESIRGIAITVQDITREVELNEAKSQFISNVSHELRTPLFNIKSFIETLHEYGEDLSIDERKEFLETVNHETDRLTRLVNDVLDLSKLESGRSYHLNAVDLGQAIEQTLRTYQLNAKDKGIELAQEVEINLPLVVGHYDLLLQVLANLLGNALKFTEAGGKVTLRAYLVKSAEPVNEDIPKQVRVEVSDTGIGIATEDQQAIFDRFFRVENRVHTLEGTGLGLSIVRNIIEDKHHSRVHIASEVGVGTTFWFDLVTYEEAKTPNSITRDVQLITDAIAGERSQGTV; from the coding sequence ATGCTAGGTCTTTTGAAAACAATTCGAGAAGCGATCGCCAACTGGTGGTCAGAGTTTACCCTCCAAACCAAACTGTTAGCTGCTGTCACCTTGGTAGTATCCTTGGTCATGAGCGGTTTGACATTTTGGGCTGTAAATACAATTCAGCAGGATGCCCAACTGAACGATACCCGCTTTGGTCGTGATTTAGGTCTGCTATTAGCTGCAAATGTAGCTCCCCTGATTGCAGACGAAAACTTGACAGAAGTGGCACGATTTTCCCAACGCTTCTACAGCAGCACATCCAGTGTGCGCTATATGCTCTATGCCGATACAGATGGGAAAATATATTTTGGTATTCCTTTTTGGGAACCAGAGGTAGAAAACTCCCTCTCCATTAAGCGACGCATCCAATTACCCGAAGACTACGCAGCAGATGCTGAAAAACCCATGGTACGGCAACACATGACCCCTGATGGAGTCGTCACCGATGTGTTTGTTCCCTTAAAGGTAGATAATAAATACCTCGGAGTCTTGGCGATCGGTATCAACCCCAACCAAACTGCCGTTATCTCTTCTAATTTCACCCGTGATGTCACCATCGCTGTATTTATTTCTATTTGGGTGATGATTATTTTGGGTGGAGTCGTCAACGCTTTGACAATTACCAAACCCATCAAAGAATTATTACTTGGTGTCAAGCAAATAGCTACAGGTAACTTCAAACAACGCATTGATTTACCCTTTGGTGGAGAACTTAAGGAGTTAATCTTCAGTTTCAATGAAATGGCAGAACGTTTAGAACGTTACGAAGAGCAAAATATTGAAGAATTAACCGCCGAAAAAGCCAAATTAGAAACCCTTGTCTCTACCATTGCTGATGGGGCAGTCTTGATTGATGATAATATGCAGGTGATACTAGTTAACCCCACAGCTAGAAGGATTTTTGCCTGGGAAGGAGAAGATGTCGTTGGTAGTAGTGTTTTAAATCATCTTCCTCCACAGGTACAAACAGAAATTACCCGTCCCCTATACGAAATGGCAGCAGGAGAATGTGAAAGTGCCGAATTTCGTATTCCCTTAATTCAACCAGTCAAACGCACCATTCGGATTCTGCTGACAACTGTCGTGAACCAGCAAAAGGAAAGCATTCGCGGGATTGCAATCACCGTCCAAGATATCACCCGTGAGGTGGAGTTAAACGAAGCGAAAAGTCAATTTATTAGTAATGTCTCCCATGAATTGCGGACACCATTATTTAATATCAAATCTTTTATCGAGACTTTACACGAATACGGCGAAGATTTGAGTATTGATGAGAGAAAAGAATTTTTAGAAACAGTAAACCATGAAACTGACCGTTTGACACGGTTAGTCAACGATGTCCTTGATTTATCTAAATTAGAATCTGGTCGTAGCTATCATTTAAATGCTGTGGATTTAGGACAGGCAATCGAGCAAACATTACGTACCTATCAGTTAAATGCTAAAGATAAGGGAATTGAATTAGCTCAAGAAGTCGAAATCAATTTACCCTTAGTGGTTGGTCATTACGACCTATTATTACAAGTCTTAGCAAACCTGCTGGGGAATGCACTCAAGTTTACTGAAGCGGGTGGAAAAGTTACCTTAAGAGCTTATCTGGTAAAATCAGCAGAACCAGTGAATGAGGATATTCCTAAACAGGTACGAGTGGAAGTGTCAGATACTGGCATCGGTATAGCAACGGAAGACCAACAGGCAATTTTTGATCGCTTTTTCCGTGTGGAAAACCGTGTTCATACCCTAGAGGGAACTGGGTTAGGACTATCCATTGTGAGAAATATTATTGAAGATAAGCACCATAGTCGAGTACATATTGCCAGCGAAGTTGGTGTGGGTACAACTTTTTGGTTTGACTTGGTGACATACGAAGAAGCTAAAACTCCTAATTCCATCACTAGAGATGTGCAATTAATCACGGATGCGATCGCAGGAGAAAGGTCACAGGGAACAGTTTAA
- a CDS encoding HetZ-related protein 2, with translation MGVVMQALKQGFEERNLTMASSEAQKLKLYWQKRLETECPEQTVTTRESIVCWLLGSDVNRFETLDKKELEIARDAMEYRWRILQQRYLGKGRETAYRNLMNRLGSMATLRCKIQTWVSLSRDRQRSVLDVLQEVIQELLQNDNYMQQQMAFVAQVTRDARLNNALLFAATEEYCLRPVRNQPLLVYRFVNYLRRTQRGGLTQVPTKDMVRLVSEEILSDDNDNRVNLVDTQAIADYQEAQEQEEQQTLRNAVKEEFETYLEENLGEEAVLWLRMYLQGKTQDAIAKKLNKPIKEVYRLREKISYHAVRVFAIKDKPELVESWLEISLEHSLGLTQSQLEILDSKLTPIQCKILELRKAEKSSEDIAQALKLKSHQVIGEWAKIYLLAQSIRTQE, from the coding sequence ATGGGGGTTGTGATGCAAGCTTTAAAACAGGGTTTTGAGGAGCGCAATCTCACTATGGCATCGTCAGAAGCACAGAAGCTGAAATTGTACTGGCAAAAACGTTTAGAGACTGAATGTCCAGAGCAAACTGTCACAACTAGGGAAAGTATTGTCTGTTGGCTTCTGGGGAGTGATGTTAACCGCTTCGAGACGCTAGATAAGAAGGAATTAGAAATTGCCAGAGATGCGATGGAATATCGCTGGCGAATTTTGCAGCAGCGTTATTTAGGTAAGGGTAGAGAGACTGCTTACCGCAACTTGATGAATCGTCTGGGTAGTATGGCAACCCTGCGGTGTAAAATCCAAACTTGGGTGTCTTTGAGCCGCGATCGCCAGCGTTCCGTGTTAGATGTGCTACAGGAAGTTATCCAAGAGTTACTGCAAAACGACAACTATATGCAGCAGCAAATGGCTTTCGTTGCCCAAGTTACAAGGGATGCACGCTTAAATAATGCCCTGTTGTTTGCCGCAACAGAAGAGTATTGTTTACGACCTGTACGGAATCAACCTTTGCTCGTGTATCGTTTCGTAAATTATCTGCGACGTACCCAGAGGGGAGGATTAACCCAAGTCCCAACTAAGGACATGGTGAGACTGGTATCGGAAGAAATTCTCAGCGATGACAATGATAACCGGGTGAATTTGGTGGATACCCAGGCGATCGCCGACTATCAGGAAGCTCAGGAACAGGAAGAACAACAGACGCTGCGCAACGCAGTCAAAGAAGAGTTTGAAACCTACCTGGAAGAAAACCTGGGAGAAGAAGCAGTATTGTGGTTACGAATGTATCTCCAAGGGAAAACCCAAGACGCGATCGCCAAAAAGTTAAATAAACCGATTAAAGAAGTTTATCGACTGCGGGAAAAAATTAGTTACCATGCGGTGCGCGTCTTTGCCATCAAAGATAAACCAGAATTGGTAGAATCCTGGCTAGAAATTTCTTTAGAACACAGTTTGGGACTGACACAAAGTCAATTGGAGATACTAGATAGCAAATTAACTCCCATTCAGTGCAAAATTCTAGAATTGCGTAAAGCCGAGAAAAGCTCAGAAGATATTGCACAAGCGCTCAAGCTGAAGAGCCACCAGGTAATTGGAGAATGGGCAAAAATCTATCTCCTCGCACAATCTATCAGAACCCAGGAATAG